TGCTAGCGGGTATTAGGGCCACCATCTGATCTAGCTATTTACAAGATCCGTTTGCATCAGTGCAGTTTGGATGCACCTGCAGATGTTGTGCTAAAGGTCATGTTTGTCGCCATGCCGCATCATGATATTAGATGTATTGCAGCAGTAGTAAATCTACCTTTCATTTCATTTATCCCTGTTGCTAGAAGATACCTTCAAGGGGATAACTAAACCCAGGATATGGGATTAATGGTAGGGTTGGGAGGAGCCACCATCCCATCTTCAGATAAATTCAGATTGTTCCTTAGAGAGGGAGGATCAGTTTTAATATGAAGTATATATTAGGACAATTAGAACGGATAAGTTGCTTTACATGACTTGTATGGGCTATAGAGGGAGAGGACAAAATTTGAGTATGAAGGTTAAGATGGTGGGCAGCATGATTCATCCAAATGCTTGTATTTTGATCAGACATTTGATAAACTATTCAAAAGGCACAACTTATCAGTTCTAAATTGCTTGAGATGCTCTGTCATATTCATAAAGAGCCATTACTTAGTGCTGATCACTAAAAGACATTGTAATTTCCTCCTAGCAACCTAAGCTCTCGTGTGAAAGGGTGACGTCATCAGAGTATTAGATTAGTAACTCAGGAACTAGGTTCTGTAGTTCTAAAGCCTACCCCAAAATGTGTTCGTTCCATTCTGAAAAGAAGTACATGTGTTAAAGGTAGGATAGGAATTTCTTGATATGGGGATGCTTTGTGAACTCCATGAGTTAGACCTTTTTCAGGAGTGGATTTTAGCATTGTCTTGAATAATTTCGAGTTCTaatgtactttagatttaacttgaATGCAATTAAGAAAGACAAGGCTGCAACATTCTACCCTATTTTTAGTTTTATGAAGTAGGCAACCTGTAGTCTTTCTGGCTCAACAGACTATTGTGGCTTTTGTTTCTTTGCATGCTATTTAACAGAAACATTTTCTTGAGGTATTTTTTAATTTCTTGATGGAAATAGTTATTTATTAATATTGTGCCTTATATGATCTGAAGACGGAATTCATGGTGGACATGAAATGTGAGGGCTGCGTGACAGCTGTGAAAAATAAGCTGCAAACACTTGAAGGTATGAGGCCATATTAGTTAATTCTCTATTGATTGGAAGAAACTTTGAGCATACTTTCTCTGCCAACCATTTCTGTATGGTTTATGAAGATTGCCTTTTGCTACAGGAATAAGAAACATCGAAGTGGACTTGCCTAACCAAGTCGTTAGGGTTCTTGGGGATCTTCCAGTGAAGACGATGTTAGACGCCCTGCATCAAACAGGCCGAGACGCACGTCTGATTGGCCAAGGGAACCCAAATGGTTTGTGTTAGTTTATATATTCAGCATGTGTTTTTATCAACATTCTTTCAGATTAGCTTGGATATTTTCTGCTATTTGTCCTCAAATCATGTGATATTGAATTTGTTGTTCATTATTGTAAGTGTAGAGATCAATGGTGTGACATTTAGAATTTTGTAGCTCTGGGCTTTAATTGTCCATTGTGCATGTGTCCTCTCTTTCATATTGGGAGATGCATCGAATTTGTGAGGATCTTTAAGATGCTACTCTAATCGTTATGTCCTTGATGATGAAATGTCTGTAAGCTGCGCCAGGTCTTATTGAGCTCATTTAATTGTTTGATGGAGCACCAGCTTTTAATTGGCACATACTGTGAAGAACTGTCTTCAGATTGCTTGCTTGTTCTATTTTGCTAATGTGCTGCATGATTTTGTATAATGAGGGCTAATTCTGTGCTCCTAACATTGCAGATTTTTTAGTTTCTGCTGCTGTAGCTGAGTTTAAAGGGCCGGTTGTATTCGGTGTTGTTCGTCTGGCCCAAGTTAACATGGATTTGGCTAGAGTTGAAGCCACCTTTAGTGGTTTATCACCTGGTAAACATGGATGGTCAATAAATGAGTTTGGGGATTTGACAAGAGGGGCAGAAAGCACTGGCAAAGTATATAATCCACCAGGTTATGTATCCGATAAGGTAATATTCTTTCACTTGAAATCATAAGAACACTTGAAATGATAGCACGTCGGTGTTTCAGAGGCAAAGAAATTCTCTTATGTTTTGATTTATTTAGAATGAGAAATTTAGCTTCATATAATCATTTTATCTTTATCATGATATAATACCTTAATACTACAAAGGCAAGCAACTTCAGAGCGGATGGTTTATCTTTTAGATTTCTTTGTACCCTGCATTACATGCTCTATCAGAGTTGCATCCGATGCTGGCGATGCGTGTAATAGTCTGTCACAATTGTTGTAGTGACCTGCTACTATCTCACAAAATCTCATGTCTGTTTCATTTACAGCCCCTTGTGGCCTATATACATTGGTCATTGTTGCATAAATATGAATTGAATAGGTTAGCTTGTTTTTATGGTTTGAAGCATATACTTACGGAgacagggcctgtttggatgcaaCGTCATAAACTTTAGggcatgtcacatcgaatgtttggatactaattagaagtattaaatataatctaattacaaaactaattacacagatggagtctaatttgcgagacgaatctattaagcctaattagtccatgatttgacaatgtggtgctatagtaactatttgctaatgatggattaattaggcttaatagattcgtctcgcgaattagtataggggttctgcagttagttttataattagctcatgtttagtccttctaattagcgtccgaacatctgatgtgacccctcctaaaatttagtaccttgtatccaaacacccccttaaacaTATTCTCGCACTTGTAACCATGACCCCATGAGCCATGATATTTCTATGTGGTCACTATTTATGCAATAACCAACCATAGTAATTTACCTCCACTAGATTTGTTATTCATGTTTCCTCTGCAGTTCGCCAGTTCCCCCGTGATCTACCGATCTACTTCACTACAAAGCATTCATTGTGTCTTAAATATGTCTACCAAATTCACCAAACCAAATAGTTCCTGCAAATATGAGGAAGACACTGGCCTGGCCTGTTTCTGTTTTGCATTGCTGCATCACATGTGTTGTCAGAACATAGCAGATTTGGAATGGAGCAACTGTAATGGTGGGCCGTCTTTTATTGCTTGCATCTGCTACACTAGATTTGCATGGCATAAATTTTGCTTGCATCTACTACACTAGATTTGCATAGCATAAATTTTACAAAGCGTTGGTTATTGTTTGTAGAGGTTTCCAAAAAATCGTGCTGTATTTTGGCTGAGTGATCAGTCTTTCAAAATGCTCTTGAGAAATAAAATGGCAGATAACTGGAGGACATGGTCTCAAACAGCGAAAACATGTCCATGTGAACCCTGATCAAAACGTGATATTCAGGTGTACCGTTGTTTTACGAGAGAAAATAAAAACATTATTTGAAGGAACATGGTTTCAAAGAGGAAAGTTAATCCGTTCAAATCGCCTCTGATTTTATGCTTTCCTGGAACAGGCTCTTGGTGACCTGGGAACACTAGAAGCTGGAGAGAACGGAGAAGCCCAGTTCTCAGGATCGAAAGAGAAATTGAGAGTTGTTGACTTGATTGGCCGCTCGATCGCACTATATGCAACGGAGGACAGATCAGACCCTGGCATTGCAGCAGCCGTGATTGCACGAAGTGCCGGCGTAGGAGAGAACTACAAGAAGCTCTGCACCTGTGATGGTGTCACCATCTGGGAATCAAGCTAAACCTGCTACCAGCGAATTTTCCATACTATTTGCTCGCATATGTTGTTGTACACACATTAATGTAGAAACAATCAAACTAGCAAGTGAACATTTGGAATAAGCATGAATACAACGTTGAGGAATAAAGCCTGTTCTCACTGGAGCTTGACAGTATTTTGCGTCGGTTAGTGGTCTTCCTgttttgctgctgttgctgctacaCAAACACAACCGATATGTGGCTTGATTACCCTGGCCGCAGAAGGTTGCTGCTCCATTGCTTGACTAAATGCACAGTAGACAAACCAAGCTCACATTGGTGGCAGCCATGTGAGGATGAGGGGGCTCCGGACGATGTGGACGCCGTCACTCCAGGACAGCGCTCCGAACTCCGGCGTCTTCTGCGCAGCCTTGGTCGTCATCGTCACCTTGTAGGTCAGCTTCTGGTTCGAGCTTGTGAAGTGCAGGGTGCTCGGTTCGACGACAATGTTGGCGCCTTTGAACTCCGATACCTTCACATGGTATGTCGAAGTCGGAGGTCCGACGTTCGTCACGGTGCGGCGTACCGTCAGCGCCGCAGACGGCTGCTCGGCGAAGACAGCGGAGATGGCCGGGTAGTTCAGGTCACCCGGCGAGGTGAAGGTGTGCTTGCATGTCCTGCTCGAGTTCTTGGTGAAGGCCCTGAGCTGCATCGGCGTCAGGTTCTCCACGCAGAGGAACTCCAGGTAGTCGTCCTGGCCGATGTCGTAGACCAGGCCAGGGTTGAGAGCGCGCAGCGGGTGTATGTGCCCGGCCCCGTGATCAAACGGCGTGGACGCCCTGCCGGTGGCCGCGTCCTTCAGCGACCGGTACGTGTTGTCGTGGACGTAGGCGGTGGTCATCAACGCCGACTTGATCTTCGCGGGGCTCCAGTCCGGGTGGCTGGCCTTGATCAGCGCGGCCACGCCGGCGACGTGCGGGCACGACATGGACGTCCCGGAGAGGATGTTGaacccgacgcggcggcggtcggTGGACAAGCTCGACGGGCTGGCGTCGCCGCTCCATGCCGCCAGGATGTTCACGCCGGGCGCGATGACATCCGGCTTGAGGATCTCCAGGGTCAGGAAGTTCGGTCCCCGGGACGAGAACGCGGCGACCACCGGCGACGGGCGGATCCCGAGCTTTGTCCCGTCGAAGCTGAGCGTCGCGGTTGGTTTTGGGGCAGCTTTGCTGTACTTCTTGGCGGCGACGCCTTCGGACTCCCCAACGGCCACTGCAGGCAGCAGGTGGCTGTCGGCGACAAGCTCCTCGCCGTTCGCCGGAGTGTTGGCGAGTATCATGCCCACGCCACCGGCGTTCTTGACAACTTGACCCTTCTGCACCCGAGGACTAATGCCGCGGTCGCATATCACTATCTTTCCGGCGACTTCGTGCGGCTTCAGTGTCCCCTCCAGGCACAGAGACATGGGGTCTGGGATGCTCGAGTTGCCGCCCATGTACACCAACGGGTACTGCTCCTTGGATGAGAGATTTTGGCGGCCTTTGTAGAGCGAAACGCCGGTGATGTTCGCGCCATTGCCGAGCGTCACCGTGGCCGGGAAGTCTCGGTCCATGGTGCTCGCGCCCACCGTGGTTATCCAGGGCGACAGGTTGGTGAGGCTTATGGGGTCCGGCCCGGCGTTGCCGCCCGAGCAGGCGACGAACACGCCCATCTGCATGGCGCCGAACGACGCGATGGCCAGGCTGTCGCGGTAGTAGggggaggagccgccgccgagcgagATGGAGAGCACGTCGACGCCGTCCGCCACGGCGCGGTCGACGGCCGCCAGGATGTCGGAGCTGAAGCAGCCGCCCGCCCAGCACACCTTGTACGCCGCGACGCGGGCTCGGGGCGCCATGCCTCGGGCGACGCCGCTGGCGTAGCCGAAGAGGTTGGCGTCCGGCACGGGCGCgcccgcggcggtggccgccgtgTGCGTGCCGTGGCCGTCCTGGTCCCGCGGGGACTTGAGCTCCGTCGTCTCGTTGATGGGCCCAGACGAGGCCTCGTAGCCGTTGTAGAAGATGCGCGCGCCGATGACCTTGCGGTTGCAGCTGGCCGTGGTGAAGCCGCGCCCCGTCTGGCAGAGGCCCTTCCACTTGGCCGGCACGGGGCCGAGCCCCTTGTCGCTGAAGCTGGGGCTCTCGGGCCATATGCCGGTGTCGAGCACGCccacgacgacgtcgtggtcggCGAGCCCGGCGGACCAGATGCTGTTGCTGATCTCCGGGCTGATGCCCAGGAAGTCGGGGCTCCTGGTGGTGTGCAGCTGCAAGACCGTATCCGGAagcacggccaccacgccgtcCGCGTCGGCCATCCGCTCGGCCTCGTCCTCGTCCAGCTTCGCCGCGAAGCCATGGAACGCCGTCTCGTAGTTGTAGACGATCCTCGCGAACGGGTCATCCTCCTCGCCTTCCAGCTGCACAGAACTCACGGATTTCACAGTGGAGGCGTACCATTCGTGGTGGAAATCGAACGAGCTCGGCATCTCAGACGCCGCCATCTGGACGATGTACGTCTTGGGCGCCGGCGCGCACGCCGAGAGGCATGCTTGCAGGGCCACCGCAAGAGCTAGGCACAGCGGCAGAGCCCTCCATCTCGTGCTGCCGGAACCCATGGTGGATGGGCGAGCCGAAGCTGACCGAGATGGATGGAAAGAAATTTCAGGACAGCAAGGTGGAGAAACCTGCTGCCCTGCCTTTAAGTATGCTGCTGCTGTAACAGTGTCCTAGCTTGTATGCCATGACAGTCGAGCGAGCTGCGGGGTGTGGACTGTGGAGGCGAGTGGAGGAAGGGTAAAGACGGTGGTGGTTGCTGGCGCCCTCCTCATTGAAGTGAATTCACTCGGGTGTGCGGTGGGGCTTGTAAATTCCGAGAGCCGTTGTTAGGTGAGCTCATGACATTCCGCCATTACTCCCTTCCCTTGGAGATATTTTATGCGGGCCATTGACCCTTGTGTTCTTCTGCTGCTTCTTCCTGCAAGGTTAGATTTGagaaagaacaaaaaatatTGAAGCGGTGGATCCGATCCGAACTGCACATCGGCACTTGGCGCTTACCGCTTTACGGGGGGTGAATCGCATTGATTCGTTGGCCGTAGACGGTTGCTCGGGTTCGTGAAAACAATTCATGTGCTAGCACATCATCACTCTGCTACTGACCTACGGACTACGGTTAACGTCAGTGACGCAGCGTACGGGACGAAGATCGGCACCGGCGGTGGCATTTATTcggtccggactaaaattcatatcgcATCAAATATTGGAAGATAAATTAGAAGAATTagatataagttaattataaaactaattacacgtatggaggctaatttgcgaaacgaatctatcaaacctaattaattcatcattagcacatgtttactgtagcatcatattacCAAATCGTGAagtaattaggtttaatatattcgtcttacaaattagcctccatctgtgcaattgattttgtaattaatctatatttaatacttttaattagtatcgaaacattcgatgtgacaggaattttagccTCTAATAAAAGAGAAGAACGTTGCTAAATGGCAGCGGGTACGTTTGCATCAAATGTGAGTGTGGATCGTACGAGGAATACGGGAATTTGGAGCTAAGGCGCTGCTCTGCTTCTGCTTTTGCTTGCAGAGAAATGCCTGCATTCTTGAGCTTTCCTTCTAGTTCTAGCCTTGTCGTGGGGGACCCATTGAAGTTGCATGAAAATGTTGGATTAACTCCTGATTTGACGATACGGGGAATAGTTAAGGGATGAGCTGATCTGAAGACAGTTGAAGAAACGCATGAACAACAGGGACATAACAGACGGTTTGTGAACCTGATTGACTATTTGAACGAGGATTTATTTCGCTGTTCCGCCACCCTGGGTGTGTCCCTGTTTGTGTGGACATAGGCCTAGCAGGGCGATGTCACGATCCTGATCTTGACAAATCTATGAGCAATCATCTTCAGGACCTTAAACCCATGATTTAACATACAGGTTGATGCTGCATATATTTTAGTCGTTCAAATTTTAGTTGATATTTGCAATGTATTCCTGTAGACAATCGATAATGATTTGCCAAGAAGTGTCACAGCGACAGATCTCGGTCTCTTGCAGCTGCAGGGGCCAAGCTAGCTAGCGTAGCATCGGAATGTAGGTGGTGCATCACCCATTGACCATCAGAGCAATATAGCATTTTTCTTGTAATATATCGTAAATATTAGTCAATTTACTAGTGTGTTGGATGGTGGCCAAACATTGCCATGcttctttgcaaaaaaaaattttaCGGTGTGGCTAACAATTTGTTCGCCACACCTCAAGTATATTTTTAACTGTCCAATATTATGGTAACCTGGTCACAGACTAAGTTGTGGCGAGaatcaaacaacaacaaaaattaTACTAGtcgtttcaaaaaaacaaaaattatACTAGTATGTCTAAACTGCGGCGTGGTAATATCTGGCCAGTAACCAAACAAGACGTGCTTATTTTCAAGCGAACGTAACACTAGTTTGAGTGGCGGCGTCAGTGAACAGAGATATGGCCTGGCCGGTGGAAAACTGGCAAGCCCGGGCAGCTTGGATGGCCGGCGTCGAAGCGCGGTGACTGGgatggccggcgccggcgtggagcAAAGGGCGGTCGGTGTAGCAACCGGCGGCGCAAGTGAGGGGCATTGGGCCGATCGAGCGGTCAGAAAATCAAGGAGACATCAGATCGTGCGGTTGGAGAGAAATAGAAGGAAAGGGAGAGGAAAGGAAGAGGAGCAGTTTCCCTTCCTGGGAGAGGAGGATAAAGgaattgagaaaaaaataaaggggAAGTTGAATGGAAAATGAACCTGCTGAGACGTTCTTGACTCCAGTAtgtgagggggtgtttggatatcccTAACTAAAATTATCAGATGTTtgcacactaattagaagtattaaatatagtctgatgataaaactaattgcataaatgagggctaattcgtgagacaaatctattaaacctaattagtctatgattagctcatgtgatgctacagtaaacatgtgctaattataaattaattaggcttaataaattgcGAATTAGTTCTCATTTACGCAATTAATTTTATCAATGAATTAGTGGGCAAACAACGCGACCGGCATCCAACACCCCTAACCCTTTCTTGCGGTCGTTTTTATCCCTCGAGGTCCGCGGCACccccgggggacgacgacgtcAACTGGCCCGTACAAAGCATCCGAAGCACCGTTTGGTTACAAAAGTGACGAGCGCGTACTCGTGGCAAGCGACGCAGCGGGGGCCGGACGCCGTGCCCGTGCGGCCAACGTGCTGGCTGGGAACCCGTGCCCGTGCGCGCTCGCTTTCAGCTCGTCTTTTCGCGCGTCGGAGCCGGTGTTCACCGCCCGGGGGAGGACGCTTCCCTCGGCTTGGGCTATGTACGCAGTACGCGTCGTCGTCTCTGCGGTTCTGCCTGTCACCCTGCACGCCGATGGTCTCGTCTCCAGCGCAGGCGGCACGTGGTGTTGTCTTGCGTTGTGCACTTGTGctagcaccagcagcagcagccaaaaGATGTTAGCCCAGGGGATTACGGCGTGAGGAAACGCCAAGAGGAAATGCCCTAATCCGTGGGAACGCCGAGTGGCCAATAGTAGTAGCGCTATTATTCCATACTTCGGATGCGCTGCTGTCTTGTCATCGTCTATCTCTGGGGAATGATAGGGACCAGAGGAAACACCACAAGTAACAAGGTACTGGCATCCTGCTACTGCCTCCCGGTGACCGTTAGCCCTACGAGTTACTGTGGAGTTGCTGTGGCTGGGAGCAGAGAAGAGGGGTCTTGCGATCGGAGCAAGGACAAAGGGCAGGGAAAGCTGCCGCTCAGCGCAGTGAGGCAGTGAGCTAGGGCTGCAACGTAACTGCACTTGGATCAACCGTGCCAAAAGCGATAACTTCTCATCTTCCAGAGCATACTCTCCATTATTGATGCGTGCCGAGACACTTTAACAAGTGCCGTGCCCATAACACGACGTCAGATGGTGGCATCACATCACTAAACGCGCTTCCAGCCGTGGTTAGTATGGAGGCGGGGATGCAATGCAAGACGGCCGGCCACCGGCCTGACATCTGTAGCCGCGCGCCTCTGACACGGTAGCTGAATCGACGCCACCGGATGGCCGCACGGCCTTGAATGCGATCGCCTTGCTTCGCTCCATGATCAGTCAGGCCCGCGCCACACGTACCTGAAAAAATTATCAGTGCACAGTGTCGCGGCTGTCACGTGACGTGTGGGCGCAGGAATGCAGGATCTACAGGATTCGCCCCCGCCGACAGGCCGAACGCTGCAGCAGGGAAGGACGACGACGGGCGGGGCCGTGTCATGATCTGCGGGTTTTTTTAGGTGGACGACAGTGAAAAGGCCCGTCAACCAAAGCCTGTACTCGGCCCAATGCAGAAGCCTTTGGGAGACTCGTGGATGGGTTACGTAATTCTGATCCATGGGCCGTAAATTTTCTTAGGCAGGAGGCCCATGAACTTCTCTGTTCGAGTCACACTTTATTGTCATCGACTATCGATATTATCGAGTAAAAATCTGGAACACACAAATTTCGACGGAAGGAGTTTACGCTCCTTTCGCGCGACGTGTTCAGATTGCTGATGACCGTTGCGGTTGAATGTTCATTCTTCACGTATGATCATGCATCCAGAAGCTATTTTTCGCTAGATCTAGGCTCATCACCATTGTAGAGTCTATGTTCTTTTTCCTCCAAAGCTTGTGCGGTAGCGATTGGATGTTCATTCATGGAGTGTATCTACCTTACATGCTTTCTGATTCAGTTGACGAAGATCCTGATCCAACAGTCGCGGAACAATCCTCAAACCTCCTAGCACACGTCTTCCCATCGCATACGTCCTTCCTTGTAGCCGAAATAACTtatgaattccagggacaatgcttcAAGTTCTACCGTCCATTTGGATATTCTTCCTATTGCATcctgattgtggagaatttcttcTAAGGGGAAGTATGTAACGACGGATATGTTGTATTcctagaagtagtgtcgtagcttccgcgaggtgagtagtattgcatataaCAGTTTTTGGACTGGCGGGTACCTGGCTTTAGAATGTGACAATACCTCGCTGATGAAGCAGACGaacctctgtactttgtatacatggtctgACTcaggtctttcaaccacgatcgtcATACCgacgacattagtagtcgcggcgatgtaaagcagcaagtcttcattaggatttggcgccgtgaggaccgatggctttgataggaagtccttcaattgttgccctcttgatctgcctccttggtccgttgcaatttttcttcctgcttgagtagtttgaataAGGTTAGTCCCTGTTCTCCAaaccttgagatgaatctgttgaggccgccatgcatctagtcagccttgagatgaattcctcggtgactgatgatgaacccgagtagttttttgaAGGGTACGCCAAAAATGCACTTTGTTGGATTAagcttccaccggaattctcgcaagcttgtgaaggtttcttccaaatccgcAATCAAGTCGTCAGGATTTCTGATCTTTACGACCACGTAGTCCTCGTACGCCTCtacattgcggtgtagctgctttTTGAAGTACTCCaggattgcccgttgatagaTAGCGCCTACATTCTTCAatccgaaggacattgtagtgtagcaaAAAGttccgtatggggtgatgattgcagtcttgatttggtcttctttcATGAGGGGTATCTGGTGATACCTCGAGTAGCAAAcgaggaaacagagtagggCACATCCAACCGTCGAGTCGATGTCAAGATCAATCCTTGGGAGCCCCCTTTGGATAGTActttgttgaggtccgtgtagtcgacacacatcttccactcgttgttgtttttctttcacaccAGGACAGGATTGtcaagccactctggatgatagacttcttttataaaGCCCgccgtgagtagtttggctagctcttttttgattgcttcccttctatcttgggcgaatcgtCATATTCGTTATCTTTTTGGCGTAGCTtttggatccacatttagtgagtttttgatcaactccctgggcacccctgCCATATCCGATGGCTTCCACACGAAGATGTCACGGTTGGCCtaaaggaagctgacgagcgtgcttttctatttaggatccagccttgagccaatcagggctatcttggagctatcaccagtcaaGGTCAATGgttttgatgtctacttcactagCCGGCTTGATCTTGGTTGCCCTCGACTTTttctctgggatctcgagttctgatgggaacagtttcttggaagcggcaaaaacttgcatcattgaatttgaAACTTGTGTAGTTGATGCTAACTCCACGGCTTTTGTGTcacagtcgtatgatctcttcaagtctccgcgcagggagagtactcccttgggtcccgacatcttgagtactaggtacacgtagtgcgggatggtCATGAATTTGATCAATGCGGGTTTtccgaggatgg
This portion of the Setaria viridis chromosome 7, Setaria_viridis_v4.0, whole genome shotgun sequence genome encodes:
- the LOC117863020 gene encoding copper chaperone for superoxide dismutase, chloroplastic; amino-acid sequence: MVGFLRAFAAASAVPAVAAAAYALSSSSAPSTSKLRFPLPASFLSAAASTSSTSGRAPNAVPPMAAAAAAATADLSAPDKESALPELTTEFMVDMKCEGCVTAVKNKLQTLEGIRNIEVDLPNQVVRVLGDLPVKTMLDALHQTGRDARLIGQGNPNDFLVSAAVAEFKGPVVFGVVRLAQVNMDLARVEATFSGLSPGKHGWSINEFGDLTRGAESTGKVYNPPGYVSDKALGDLGTLEAGENGEAQFSGSKEKLRVVDLIGRSIALYATEDRSDPGIAAAVIARSAGVGENYKKLCTCDGVTIWESS
- the LOC117863017 gene encoding subtilisin-like protease SBT1.3, with the translated sequence MGSGSTRWRALPLCLALAVALQACLSACAPAPKTYIVQMAASEMPSSFDFHHEWYASTVKSVSSVQLEGEEDDPFARIVYNYETAFHGFAAKLDEDEAERMADADGVVAVLPDTVLQLHTTRSPDFLGISPEISNSIWSAGLADHDVVVGVLDTGIWPESPSFSDKGLGPVPAKWKGLCQTGRGFTTASCNRKVIGARIFYNGYEASSGPINETTELKSPRDQDGHGTHTAATAAGAPVPDANLFGYASGVARGMAPRARVAAYKVCWAGGCFSSDILAAVDRAVADGVDVLSISLGGGSSPYYRDSLAIASFGAMQMGVFVACSGGNAGPDPISLTNLSPWITTVGASTMDRDFPATVTLGNGANITGVSLYKGRQNLSSKEQYPLVYMGGNSSIPDPMSLCLEGTLKPHEVAGKIVICDRGISPRVQKGQVVKNAGGVGMILANTPANGEELVADSHLLPAVAVGESEGVAAKKYSKAAPKPTATLSFDGTKLGIRPSPVVAAFSSRGPNFLTLEILKPDVIAPGVNILAAWSGDASPSSLSTDRRRVGFNILSGTSMSCPHVAGVAALIKASHPDWSPAKIKSALMTTAYVHDNTYRSLKDAATGRASTPFDHGAGHIHPLRALNPGLVYDIGQDDYLEFLCVENLTPMQLRAFTKNSSRTCKHTFTSPGDLNYPAISAVFAEQPSAALTVRRTVTNVGPPTSTYHVKVSEFKGANIVVEPSTLHFTSSNQKLTYKVTMTTKAAQKTPEFGALSWSDGVHIVRSPLILTWLPPM